Below is a genomic region from Caulobacter rhizosphaerae.
GTTGGTGCCGGTGATGGCGACGATCTTGGGCTTCTTGTGCTCGGGCGCGGCGTTCACCGTGCGGGCGAACAACTCGATGTCGCCCAGCACCTCGACCCCGGCCGCCTTGGCCTTGGTCACCGTCCAGTGCGGCTTGGGATGGGTCAGCGGCACGCCCGGCGACAGCATCAGGGCGGCGAACCGGCTCCAGTCGGCGGTGGTCAGGTCGACCACGTTCAGGCCCTCGGCCGCCGCGGCCTCGCGGCTGGCGGGCTTCTCGTCCCACAGCGCCACCTTGGCCCCGCCGGCGATCAGCGCGCGCGCGGCCGTCAGCCCCGTCCGGCCAAGGCCGAACACGGCGACGGTCTTGCCCTCGAAACCGCGGACCGGGATCATGGCGCGCCCCTTCCTATCTCAGCTTCAGGGTGGCGAGGCCGACGAAGCTGAGCATCATCGCCACGATCCAGAAGCGGACGACGACGGTGCTCTCGGCCCAGCCAAGTTTCTCGAAATGGTGGTGGATCGGCGCCATCAGGAAGATGCGCTTGCCGGTCTTCTTGAAGTAGGCGACCTGGATCATGACGCTCAGCGCCTCGGCCACGAACAGGCCGCCGACGATACCCAGCACCAGCTCATGCTTGGCGCAGACGGCGATCGAGCCCAGGGCCCCGCCCAGGGCCAGCGAGCCGGTGTCGCCCATGAAGATCTTGGCCGGCGGGGCGTTGTACCAGAGGAAGCCCATGCCGCCGCCGATGATCGCGCCGCACAACACGGCCAGCTCGCCGACGCTGGGCACGTAGTGCAGGTTCAGATAGTCGGCGAACTTCACGTTGCCGACCAGGTAGGCGATCAGGCCGAAGGTCGAGGCGGCGAACATCACCGGCACGATGGCCAAGCCGTCCAGGCCATCGGTCAGGTTCACGGCGTTGGAGAAGCCGGCGATCGTGATCGCGGCGAAGGCCACATAGAACCAGCCCAGATTGATCACCAGGTTCTTCAGGATCGGGAAGACCACCGAGGTCTCCAGGCCCAGCGTGGTCGGCGACTTGGGAGCGAAGATGATCAGCACAACGGCCGCCAGGATCGAGACGATGAACTGAGCGACCAGCTTCTGGCCGCTGGAGAGGCCGGCGGTCGTCTGCTTTGTCACCTTGGCGTAGTCGTCCATGAAGCCCAGCACGCCGAAGGCGGCGGTGATGCCCAGCACCACCCAGACATGGACGTTCTTGAGGTCGCCGAACAGCAGCGAGCCGACGAACAGACCGGCCAGGATCATGAAGCCGCCCATGGTGGGGGTGCCGGCCTTCTCGGTGACGTGGCGGGCGATGCCGTCGGTGCGGATCGGCTGACCCTTGCCCTGCTTGGCCTTCATCCAGCGGATGAAGCGCGAGCCCATGGCGACCGCCACGATATAGGCGGTCAGCATCGACATGCCGGTGCGGAAGGTCAGGTATTTCAGCAGGTTGAGGACCGGGACGTGCTCGTGCCCGCCGCGCGACAGCCACTCGTAGAGGAAATACAGCATCAGTCCTGTCCTTCGAGGTCGAGCGCGCCCAGGGCGGCGGCCACGGCCCCCGCCTTCGACCCGTTCGATCCCTTCACCATCACCACATCGCCCGCCCGCATCGCCGAAGCGACCTGGGGCGCGAGTTCGGCGGCGCTCTGGGCGTACGCGCCTCGCCGAGTCGGCGGAAGCGCTTCCCATAAAGATTTCATTAACGGTCCGGCGCAGAACACCAGGTCGATGCCGGCGGCCGCGATCGGGCTGACTAGATCGCCGTGGAATCGGGCGCTTTGGGGGCCCAGCTCCAGCATGTCGGTGAGGACGACGATGCGCCGTCCGGCCACGTTGCGTGCGCCAAGGGTGGCCAGGGCGGCCTGCATCGACACCGGATTGGCGTTGTAGCTCTCGTCGACCAGGGTGAAGGTCCCGCCGGGGATCCGGACCATGCGCTCGGCGCCGCGGCCCTCGATCGGCTCGAACTCGGCCAGGGCGGCCAGGGCCGTCTCGCGGTCGACGTCCAGGGCCTCCAGCATCAAGAGCACGCACAGGCTGTTGAGGCCCCAGTGGACGCCGGTCTGCAGGATCGGGAAGTGGAGGGTCTCGCCGCGCACCACGGCGGTGACCTGGGCGCCCTGCGCGCCGGAAGCGAACACGGTCAGCTGGGCGGTGACGCCCTCGCCGGTGCCGAAGCTCCAGACCTGGGCGCCGGCCTTCTCGGCCTCGGCCTTCAGCAGGCCGAACCAGGGGTTGTCGGCGTTCAGCACGGCCACGCCGTTCGGCTCCAGCCCGGCGAAGATCTCGGCCTTGGCCCGGGCGACGCCCTCCTCGCCGTCGGCGAAGTTCTCCAGGTGGACGGGCCCGACGGTGGTGATGGCCACGGCGTGGGGCCGGATGAAGCCCGACAGCGGGGTGATCTCGTCGGCGTGGTTCATGCCGACCTCGAACACCGCGCGCTGGGTGTCGCGCGGCATCCGCGCCAGGGTCAGGGGCACGCCGATATGGTTGTTGTACGACTTGATCGAGGCATGGGCCTTGCCCGCGCGGCGCAGGCCCGCCTCGACGGCGCGGGTGACGCTGGTCTTGCCGACCGAGCCTGTCACCGCGCCGCGCCGCGCCTGGGGCGCGCGCTCGCGGGCGGCGACGCCCAGGCGCTCCAGCCCGCGGAAGGTGTCCTCGACCAGCACGGCCGGGATGGCCACGGGCCTGGAGATCAGCGCCCCGGCCGCGCCCTTGTCGGCGGTCTGGACGACGAACTCATGGCCGTCCCGCGCGCCGGTCAAGGCCACGAACAGGTCGCCGGGCTCCAGGCTGCGGCTGTCGATCGACACGCCGGTGGCCGCGAAATCGGCCAGCACCTGGCCGCCCGTGGCGGCGGCGATCTCGTCGGCGGTCCAGAGGATCTCACGCATGGGCGGCCTCCAGCGCCTGGGCCGTCTCGGTGACGTCGTCGAACGGATGATTGACGCCGGCCACCAGCTGGCCCTGCTCGTGGCCCTTGCCGGCCACCACCAGCACGTCGCCGTCGGCCAGCAGGGCCGCGCCGGCCCGGATGGCCTCGCGGCGGTCGCCATATTCCTTGGCTCCGGGCGCGGCGGCCAGGATGGCGGCGCGGATCGAAGCTGGCTCCTCGGAGCGGGGATTGTCGTCGGTGACGATGGCCACGTCGGCCAGGCGCGCGGCGATCTCGCCCATCAGCGGCCGCTTGCCCCGGTCGCGGTCGCCGCCGGCCCCGAACACCACGATCAGCTTGCCGCGCGTGTGGGGGCGCAGGGCGGCCAGCACCGTCTCCAGGCCGTCGGGGGTGTGGGCATAGTCGACATAGGCCTCGCCGCCCCGCGCGCCGGTCCCGACCCGCTGCAGCCGGCCGGCCGCGCCTTCGAGGGTGGCCAGGGCGGCGATCACCGCCTCAAGGTCCTCGCCGGTGGCGACGCACAGGCCGGCCGCGACCAGCACGTTCGAGGCCTGGAAGTCGCCGGCCAGGGGCAGCAGCACCTCGAACGCGCGCCCCTGGGCGGCGATCTTCAGGCGCTGGCCTTCCGGTACGGGGGTGCGCTCGACCAGCTTCAGCCCTTGCCCCTCGTGGCCGACGGTCAGCAGGGACTGGCCCGAGGTGACGGCGGCCGAGGCGAAGGCCGGGAAGGCGTCGCTGTCGGCGTTCAGAACGGCCGTGCTGGCCCGCGGCAGCAGGGTCTCGAACAACCGCAGCTTGGCCGCGCGGTAGCAGCCCATGGTGCCGTGATAGTCCAGGTGGTCCTGGGTGAAGTTGGTGAAGCCGGCGGCGGCCAGGCGCACGCCGTCCAGGCGGCGCTGGTCGATGCCGTGCGACGAAGCCTCCACCGCCAGGTGGGTGACGCCCATGCTCGCCAGCCTGGCCATCATCTCGGCGACGTCGGCGGCGTCCGGCGTGGTCAGGCCGGGCGGCGTCAGCTGCAGGTCCGGCTTGCCCGCCTCGCCGACCACCACGCCCAGGGTGCCCATGCTGGCGGACTTGCGGCCCAGGCGGGCGTAGATCTGGCGGCAGAAGCCGGCGACCGAGGTCTTGCCGTTGGTGCCGGTCACCGCCACGCAGGTCGCCGGCTGTTCGGCCCAGAACTGGGCGGCGGCCAGGGCGTAGGCGCGGCGCAGGTCGCCGGCGTGGACCACCGGGACCGACAGGCCCTCGACATCGTCCGGCGCCAGGACAGCGGTCGCGCCGGACTCGATGGCCCCGGGGATGAACGTGCGACCGTCGACCTTGCTGCCGGGCAGGGCGGCGAACAGGAACCCTTCACGCACCTTGCGGCTGTCGGCGGTGACCCCGGTGATCACGGGGTCGGTCGCGCAAGGCCGGTTGAGGATCTGCGAAAGCGTCTTGCTCAAAGTCCCGCCTCCGGTGCGGCTTTCGGCTGCTGGGCGGCCACGGTGAAGATGTCGGTCTGGCGGCGGACGCCGA
It encodes:
- the mraY gene encoding phospho-N-acetylmuramoyl-pentapeptide-transferase; amino-acid sequence: MLYFLYEWLSRGGHEHVPVLNLLKYLTFRTGMSMLTAYIVAVAMGSRFIRWMKAKQGKGQPIRTDGIARHVTEKAGTPTMGGFMILAGLFVGSLLFGDLKNVHVWVVLGITAAFGVLGFMDDYAKVTKQTTAGLSSGQKLVAQFIVSILAAVVLIIFAPKSPTTLGLETSVVFPILKNLVINLGWFYVAFAAITIAGFSNAVNLTDGLDGLAIVPVMFAASTFGLIAYLVGNVKFADYLNLHYVPSVGELAVLCGAIIGGGMGFLWYNAPPAKIFMGDTGSLALGGALGSIAVCAKHELVLGIVGGLFVAEALSVMIQVAYFKKTGKRIFLMAPIHHHFEKLGWAESTVVVRFWIVAMMLSFVGLATLKLR
- a CDS encoding UDP-N-acetylmuramoyl-L-alanyl-D-glutamate--2,6-diaminopimelate ligase, with amino-acid sequence MSKTLSQILNRPCATDPVITGVTADSRKVREGFLFAALPGSKVDGRTFIPGAIESGATAVLAPDDVEGLSVPVVHAGDLRRAYALAAAQFWAEQPATCVAVTGTNGKTSVAGFCRQIYARLGRKSASMGTLGVVVGEAGKPDLQLTPPGLTTPDAADVAEMMARLASMGVTHLAVEASSHGIDQRRLDGVRLAAAGFTNFTQDHLDYHGTMGCYRAAKLRLFETLLPRASTAVLNADSDAFPAFASAAVTSGQSLLTVGHEGQGLKLVERTPVPEGQRLKIAAQGRAFEVLLPLAGDFQASNVLVAAGLCVATGEDLEAVIAALATLEGAAGRLQRVGTGARGGEAYVDYAHTPDGLETVLAALRPHTRGKLIVVFGAGGDRDRGKRPLMGEIAARLADVAIVTDDNPRSEEPASIRAAILAAAPGAKEYGDRREAIRAGAALLADGDVLVVAGKGHEQGQLVAGVNHPFDDVTETAQALEAAHA
- a CDS encoding UDP-N-acetylmuramoyl-tripeptide--D-alanyl-D-alanine ligase: MREILWTADEIAAATGGQVLADFAATGVSIDSRSLEPGDLFVALTGARDGHEFVVQTADKGAAGALISRPVAIPAVLVEDTFRGLERLGVAARERAPQARRGAVTGSVGKTSVTRAVEAGLRRAGKAHASIKSYNNHIGVPLTLARMPRDTQRAVFEVGMNHADEITPLSGFIRPHAVAITTVGPVHLENFADGEEGVARAKAEIFAGLEPNGVAVLNADNPWFGLLKAEAEKAGAQVWSFGTGEGVTAQLTVFASGAQGAQVTAVVRGETLHFPILQTGVHWGLNSLCVLLMLEALDVDRETALAALAEFEPIEGRGAERMVRIPGGTFTLVDESYNANPVSMQAALATLGARNVAGRRIVVLTDMLELGPQSARFHGDLVSPIAAAGIDLVFCAGPLMKSLWEALPPTRRGAYAQSAAELAPQVASAMRAGDVVMVKGSNGSKAGAVAAALGALDLEGQD